In the genome of Candidatus Reidiella endopervernicosa, one region contains:
- a CDS encoding M48 family metallopeptidase: MYEFSLIFIFFLFLSLFVDIALLLRNITHIVKRRSQVPDAFKGQIDLDSHQKAADYTVARNRISSYELFFGTLLILIWTFGGGLELLDTLWRSLALNGLVTGVGLLISMALIASLIELPISYYKTFKLEQRFGFNKSTPKLFFTDLIKQSLLMLVIGAPLAWVALWLMDSAGQYWWLYLWAVWMGFGLLMMWAYPTFIAPLFNKFEPLEEGELRDRIEALLERCGFASNGIFIMDGSKRSSHGNAYFTGLGKQKRIVFFDTLIESLTPEEIEGVLAHELGHFRMHHIPKRILSSAVISLGALALLGWLVSASWFYSDLGVSTPSNHVALALFMLVSPAFGFFLTPLFSWFSRKHEYEADDFAAAQSTPEHLISALVKLYKENASTLTPDPLYSAFHDSHPPAPLRVAHLSAKISS; encoded by the coding sequence ATGTACGAATTCAGCCTGATTTTCATCTTCTTCCTTTTCCTCTCACTCTTTGTAGACATCGCACTACTGCTTCGCAATATCACCCATATCGTCAAACGACGCAGCCAGGTTCCCGATGCCTTTAAAGGTCAAATCGATCTCGATTCTCATCAGAAGGCTGCAGACTACACGGTGGCTCGCAATCGTATATCCAGCTATGAACTCTTCTTTGGCACCCTGCTAATCCTGATCTGGACCTTTGGTGGTGGACTTGAACTGCTCGATACTCTCTGGCGCTCACTAGCGCTTAATGGACTCGTCACAGGTGTGGGTCTATTGATCAGCATGGCGTTGATCGCTTCACTGATTGAACTACCAATCAGTTACTACAAAACCTTCAAGCTCGAGCAACGCTTCGGCTTTAACAAAAGCACGCCGAAACTCTTCTTTACCGATCTGATCAAACAGAGCCTTTTGATGCTGGTAATTGGTGCACCACTCGCCTGGGTGGCACTCTGGCTGATGGATTCAGCCGGTCAGTATTGGTGGCTCTACCTGTGGGCAGTCTGGATGGGTTTTGGACTATTGATGATGTGGGCCTACCCGACCTTCATCGCACCACTATTCAACAAGTTTGAACCACTTGAAGAAGGCGAGCTTCGCGATCGCATCGAGGCGCTACTGGAACGCTGCGGCTTTGCCAGCAATGGCATCTTTATCATGGACGGTTCCAAACGCAGCAGCCACGGTAACGCCTACTTCACCGGCCTCGGAAAACAGAAACGCATCGTCTTTTTCGACACCCTGATCGAATCACTCACCCCTGAGGAGATCGAGGGCGTACTCGCCCACGAGCTGGGGCACTTCCGCATGCACCACATCCCCAAACGTATTCTCTCCTCAGCGGTTATCAGCCTTGGCGCGCTGGCACTGCTCGGCTGGTTGGTGAGCGCCTCCTGGTTCTACAGTGATCTGGGCGTCTCTACTCCTTCGAACCATGTAGCGCTGGCGCTGTTCATGCTGGTTTCGCCTGCCTTCGGCTTCTTCCTCACCCCACTCTTCTCCTGGTTCTCCCGCAAGCATGAGTATGAGGCCGATGACTTCGCCGCTGCGCAGAGCACGCCTGAACATCTGATCTCCGCGCTGGTCAAACTCTACAAGGAGAATGCGAGTACGTTGACCCCCGATCCCCTCTACTCGGCATTCCACGACTCCCATCCACCAGCCCCGCTGCGGGTGGCCCACTTATCGGCTAAAATCAGCTCATAG
- a CDS encoding c-type cytochrome — protein sequence MRYLIAIAVAATALQIGTANAADLSEGKELHNENCVRCHGSEIYTRTDRRVTNRPGLTTQVQRCELALGLKWFEEDVEMVSDFLNHNFYKF from the coding sequence ATGCGCTACTTAATCGCTATTGCCGTTGCCGCTACCGCTCTTCAGATTGGCACTGCCAATGCCGCCGATCTCAGTGAGGGCAAGGAGCTACACAACGAGAACTGTGTGCGCTGTCACGGTAGTGAGATCTATACCCGTACAGATCGCCGCGTAACCAATCGCCCCGGGCTTACCACTCAGGTACAGCGCTGTGAACTGGCCCTCGGCTTGAAGTGGTTTGAGGAAGATGTAGAGATGGTTTCTGACTTTCTCAACCACAATTTCTACAAGTTCTAG
- a CDS encoding 4a-hydroxytetrahydrobiopterin dehydratase encodes MSTLLQRHCQSLSSDTPPLDEELISRLQQEIDTEWQLDESLKQISRTLRFKNYYQTIAFVNGVAWIAHQQDHHPDLEVSYNRCLIHFSTHSVGGLSENDFICAAQIDALFNGGDNNV; translated from the coding sequence ATGAGTACTCTCCTGCAGCGTCACTGCCAGTCTCTTAGCAGCGACACACCACCGCTCGACGAAGAGCTGATTAGTCGTCTGCAGCAGGAGATCGACACTGAGTGGCAACTGGATGAGAGCCTGAAGCAGATCAGTCGCACCTTACGTTTCAAGAATTACTACCAGACCATCGCCTTTGTAAACGGCGTCGCCTGGATCGCCCATCAACAAGACCACCACCCCGACCTTGAGGTGAGCTATAACCGCTGCCTGATCCACTTCTCAACTCACAGCGTTGGTGGCCTCTCCGAGAATGACTTTATCTGTGCGGCGCAGATCGATGCGCTCTTTAACGGCGGGGATAACAACGTTTGA
- the rsgA gene encoding small ribosomal subunit biogenesis GTPase RsgA yields the protein MAKRRLTKQQRERIRAIQARRKSRVEERCAEEADKLADTMLGAEQRGTIIAHYGKAIAVEDDKKQLHRCQMRQNMESLVVGDRIVWQASEQGDGVVTALLPRDSLLSRPVSSGEVKPVAANIDQIVVVIATAPEPSEGLLDRYLVAAELSEIHPIILVNKIDLLNSNELVALKERLSIYKNIGYELRFASTHSEHGLDELNSQLEGKTSVLVGQSGVGKSSLVKAIMPDLDIRIGAISEQSGLGRHTTTTSMFYHLPQSGALIDSPGVRDFSLWESDPTRIIHGFPEFSPYLGHCRFNNCSHIVEPGCALKEAIEDKRINEARLKSFHAICAGGDK from the coding sequence ATGGCAAAACGCAGACTCACCAAACAGCAACGCGAACGCATCCGTGCCATTCAGGCTCGGCGCAAGTCACGCGTTGAAGAACGCTGCGCTGAAGAGGCCGATAAACTGGCCGACACCATGCTGGGCGCAGAACAGCGCGGCACCATAATCGCTCACTACGGTAAGGCCATCGCGGTTGAAGATGACAAGAAGCAGCTTCACCGCTGCCAAATGCGGCAGAACATGGAATCCCTGGTCGTTGGCGACCGCATAGTATGGCAGGCCAGTGAACAGGGCGATGGGGTGGTCACCGCCCTACTACCGCGAGACTCACTACTATCACGCCCCGTCAGTAGTGGCGAGGTGAAACCGGTTGCTGCCAATATCGATCAAATCGTGGTCGTCATCGCCACCGCACCTGAGCCCAGCGAAGGACTTCTTGATCGTTATCTGGTTGCGGCCGAACTGAGTGAGATCCACCCGATTATTCTGGTCAACAAGATCGATCTGCTGAACTCAAATGAGTTGGTTGCATTGAAAGAACGCCTCTCAATCTATAAAAACATCGGTTATGAGCTACGTTTTGCCAGCACCCACAGCGAGCATGGGCTCGATGAGTTAAATAGTCAGCTTGAAGGTAAAACAAGCGTACTGGTGGGTCAGTCGGGAGTCGGCAAGTCATCGTTAGTGAAAGCGATAATGCCTGACCTGGATATTCGCATCGGCGCCATCTCCGAACAGAGTGGTCTCGGCCGTCATACCACCACCACATCGATGTTCTACCATCTACCCCAAAGCGGCGCCCTGATCGACTCACCCGGTGTGCGGGACTTCAGCCTCTGGGAGAGCGATCCGACTCGGATCATCCACGGCTTTCCGGAGTTCTCCCCCTATCTGGGTCACTGCCGTTTTAATAACTGCAGTCATATCGTCGAACCGGGCTGCGCCCTGAAAGAGGCGATCGAGGATAAGCGGATCAACGAAGCTCGCCTGAAGAGTTTTCACGCCATCTGTGCTGGTGGCGACAAGTAG
- a CDS encoding phenylacetate--CoA ligase family protein, producing MMDEPEHHQRVKSTLAGNIWPAIPSTEGSQMLSLLYQMEQSQWFDPATLEKQQLQQAKILLQHAYSSCDHYRTILDEQAINPDDINSMQAWRTLPILKRTTVQESKDRLLSNSTPKSHGRISSGNTSGSTGQPLTYHKTELSQLIWKAHTVRDHLWHRRDFSKKIAYIRDMQKQRSRFSEGVLIPGWGPVTNAIYETGPSAIMDSSTPIEQQCRWLIETDPTYLLSYASNLEAIANWFKLNNHTLPSLQEALSFGELLKPDTRSLYRDLFEASVSSTYSSNEIGYLALQCHEKGSYHVQTESVLLEIVDSEGEPCLPGEVGRVIVTPLHNFAMPLIRYEIGDYAELATPCSCKRGSPTISQVMGRERNMLRLPDGSSQWPSLNSEFRGVLLSLITTPRFQVVQTELRKLELRIETSQSLPPSGEERIREALNKSIGEQYAYSIKLHYLNSGELSNNHKLEDFRSELIQSDREQTV from the coding sequence ATGATGGATGAGCCGGAGCATCATCAACGGGTTAAGTCGACACTAGCGGGAAACATTTGGCCCGCAATCCCCTCCACCGAAGGCTCACAGATGCTCTCGCTGCTCTACCAGATGGAGCAGAGCCAGTGGTTCGATCCGGCGACGCTTGAAAAACAGCAACTACAACAGGCGAAGATTCTCCTCCAGCACGCCTACAGTAGTTGTGACCACTACCGCACCATCTTAGATGAGCAGGCAATTAACCCGGACGACATCAACTCGATGCAGGCCTGGCGTACACTGCCGATACTGAAACGGACAACCGTTCAAGAGAGTAAAGATCGCCTTCTCTCTAACAGCACTCCAAAGAGTCATGGGCGAATCAGCAGCGGCAACACATCCGGCTCAACAGGTCAGCCTCTTACGTATCACAAAACGGAACTGAGTCAGCTGATCTGGAAGGCGCACACCGTGCGCGATCATCTCTGGCATCGGCGTGATTTCAGTAAAAAGATCGCCTATATCCGTGACATGCAGAAGCAGCGCAGTCGTTTCAGCGAAGGTGTCCTTATCCCTGGCTGGGGTCCAGTGACCAATGCCATATACGAGACGGGGCCATCAGCGATCATGGACTCATCCACCCCCATTGAGCAGCAGTGCCGCTGGTTAATCGAGACCGATCCCACCTATCTACTCAGCTACGCCAGCAATCTCGAGGCGATAGCCAACTGGTTCAAACTCAACAACCACACCCTACCCTCACTGCAAGAGGCACTCTCCTTTGGCGAGCTGCTCAAACCCGATACCCGTTCACTCTATCGTGATCTTTTCGAGGCATCGGTCAGCTCAACCTACAGTAGTAATGAGATCGGCTATCTCGCCCTTCAGTGTCATGAGAAGGGAAGCTACCACGTGCAGACTGAAAGCGTTCTGTTAGAGATAGTCGATTCAGAAGGAGAGCCCTGCCTTCCTGGCGAGGTGGGGCGAGTCATCGTCACCCCTCTACACAATTTTGCCATGCCACTGATTCGATACGAGATTGGCGACTATGCTGAGCTTGCTACACCCTGCAGCTGTAAGCGAGGCTCTCCCACCATCAGCCAGGTGATGGGCAGGGAACGCAACATGCTTCGTCTACCCGACGGAAGCTCACAGTGGCCGAGTCTCAACAGTGAATTTAGAGGGGTACTCCTGTCGCTCATAACAACGCCTCGGTTCCAGGTGGTTCAAACGGAACTGCGTAAACTGGAACTTCGCATCGAAACCAGCCAGAGCTTGCCCCCCTCTGGTGAGGAACGAATCAGGGAGGCACTCAACAAAAGCATTGGAGAGCAGTACGCTTACAGCATTAAACTCCACTATCTAAACAGCGGAGAGCTTAGCAATAACCATAAGCTTGAAGACTTCAGATCTGAACTCATCCAATCAGATAGGGAGCAGACCGTTTGA
- a CDS encoding phenylacetate--CoA ligase family protein, producing MRPNRHSTFVTSIAESAWPAIPSQEGARLLSVIYQMEHDQWQSPEYINERQFQQATVLLQHAYQSCSYYRQRLDSDDLHPDKIYSPEQWSQLPILERGTIQREQKSIISTAIPKQHGACHKGSTSGSTGQSIDFIGTQYSHFIWKTHTLRDHLWHQRDFTKKIAYIRDTPDNDPRFKDGLEIAGWGPITNTLFHTTASVALDVSNPIEKQCRWLIEQNPTYLHSYASNLNAIAAWFEQHNKTLPALEEAIAFGEVVQPESVVLFNKVFNAKLYGIYTSKECGYMALQCGESGNYHVQSESVLLEVISDTDEACKPGEIGRVIVTTLHNFAMPLIRYAIGDYAEVGEACGCGRGLPTIRRIMGRERNMLTLHSGDKQWPRLTQFKKTLLKALPSHRFQIVQTRREVLEVRIESDRHLSNREEQDVARSFYQSINYFSDFDIRFLYLDHGTLSSNEKLEDFRSELVRTA from the coding sequence TTGAGGCCGAACAGACACAGCACCTTCGTCACTTCTATTGCAGAATCTGCCTGGCCCGCCATCCCCTCTCAAGAGGGTGCGCGACTGCTCTCCGTGATCTACCAGATGGAACACGATCAGTGGCAATCACCGGAATATATCAACGAGCGTCAGTTTCAACAGGCTACCGTACTGCTTCAACACGCCTACCAGAGCTGCTCGTACTACCGACAGCGACTCGATAGCGACGATCTTCACCCCGACAAGATTTACTCACCAGAGCAATGGTCGCAGCTGCCGATACTGGAGAGAGGGACGATACAGCGTGAGCAGAAGAGCATAATTTCGACGGCTATTCCGAAGCAGCATGGGGCGTGTCACAAAGGGAGCACTTCCGGTTCAACCGGCCAGTCGATCGACTTTATCGGTACGCAATATAGTCACTTTATCTGGAAGACTCATACCCTGCGCGATCACCTCTGGCACCAGCGGGACTTCACAAAAAAGATCGCCTATATTCGTGACACCCCCGATAATGACCCGCGTTTCAAAGATGGCCTTGAGATAGCGGGTTGGGGACCGATAACAAACACCCTCTTTCACACCACCGCCTCCGTTGCTCTGGATGTTTCAAATCCCATTGAAAAACAGTGCCGATGGTTAATAGAACAGAATCCAACCTACCTGCACAGCTACGCCTCCAATCTCAATGCCATCGCTGCCTGGTTCGAACAACACAACAAGACCCTACCGGCACTCGAGGAGGCAATCGCCTTTGGTGAAGTTGTTCAGCCTGAGAGTGTTGTACTTTTTAACAAGGTATTTAACGCCAAACTCTACGGCATCTACACCAGCAAGGAGTGCGGCTACATGGCGCTTCAGTGCGGTGAGTCCGGTAACTATCACGTTCAGTCTGAAAGCGTCCTGCTGGAGGTGATTAGTGATACGGACGAGGCATGTAAACCCGGCGAGATCGGCAGAGTCATTGTGACAACGTTACACAACTTTGCCATGCCCCTGATTCGCTACGCGATTGGCGATTACGCGGAGGTTGGCGAAGCGTGCGGTTGCGGCCGAGGGCTTCCCACGATCAGACGGATCATGGGGCGCGAACGAAACATGCTGACACTCCATTCCGGTGATAAACAGTGGCCACGACTGACACAGTTCAAAAAAACATTACTTAAGGCCCTACCCTCTCATCGCTTTCAGATTGTCCAGACCAGGAGAGAGGTGCTGGAGGTTAGAATCGAGAGCGATCGTCACCTATCGAACAGGGAGGAACAAGATGTTGCTCGCAGCTTCTACCAATCGATCAACTACTTCAGTGATTTTGATATCCGCTTTCTCTATCTCGATCACGGCACCCTGAGTAGTAACGAAAAGTTGGAAGACTTTCGCTCTGAATTAGTCAGAACAGCATAA